The Galactobacillus timonensis genome has a segment encoding these proteins:
- a CDS encoding IS110 family transposase: protein MTVYNVGIDAHTTNFTLATWGKDDLRATNVNTYSPSVESIIKYCNAITKQHGDDAKIIVGYEAGCLGFQLYRQLKDRGIECVVMAPSTIVGTEVNRRRKVKTDKRDAIAIAESLKNNQYKAVYVPDEEDEAVRDFIRMRTDHKQALKRIKQQICALCHRHGYHYTEGRNYWTQKHLNWLNSLPLTGVLKETLDEYLLSYEHAVEKLTQLDARIVEIAETDKYREKVHKLICFKGIKEITALALIVEIGDFSRFIKAKGFASFLGLVSGRLDSGDHNTALPITRQGNTFLRRLLVEASQSFSRARQSKSAALKKRQEGCEEAVIAYADKANERLRKRYYKLVLTNKKSHNKAVTAVARELACFIWGMMTGNIHTALA from the coding sequence ATGACAGTATACAACGTAGGAATCGACGCACACACCACCAATTTCACACTGGCTACCTGGGGGAAGGATGATCTCCGGGCCACTAACGTTAACACTTATTCCCCATCCGTTGAAAGCATCATCAAATACTGCAATGCGATCACTAAACAGCATGGGGATGATGCCAAAATCATTGTTGGATATGAAGCCGGATGCCTGGGATTCCAACTCTACAGGCAGCTGAAGGATCGTGGGATCGAGTGTGTAGTCATGGCTCCTTCAACAATTGTAGGTACCGAGGTCAATCGCCGCAGGAAAGTAAAGACGGATAAGCGTGACGCCATTGCGATCGCTGAGAGCCTTAAGAACAATCAATACAAAGCAGTATACGTTCCTGATGAAGAGGATGAAGCCGTCCGTGATTTCATCCGCATGAGAACAGATCACAAACAGGCATTGAAGAGAATCAAGCAGCAGATCTGTGCCCTCTGCCACAGGCATGGATATCACTATACGGAAGGCAGAAATTACTGGACGCAGAAACATCTGAATTGGCTGAATTCGCTGCCGCTCACAGGCGTGCTGAAGGAGACGCTGGATGAATATCTGCTGTCTTATGAGCACGCTGTAGAAAAGCTTACCCAGCTGGATGCGAGGATCGTCGAAATTGCAGAAACAGATAAGTACCGCGAGAAAGTACATAAGCTCATCTGCTTCAAAGGGATCAAAGAAATCACGGCACTGGCGCTGATCGTTGAGATTGGAGACTTCAGCAGATTCATTAAAGCAAAGGGATTTGCGTCATTCCTTGGACTGGTTTCCGGCCGGCTGGACAGTGGCGATCACAACACTGCTCTTCCGATCACCAGGCAGGGAAATACCTTTCTGCGGCGGCTTCTGGTCGAAGCGTCGCAATCATTCTCAAGGGCACGGCAAAGCAAATCCGCAGCACTGAAGAAACGCCAGGAAGGATGTGAAGAAGCCGTGATTGCCTACGCAGATAAAGCCAACGAGCGGCTGAGAAAGAGATATTACAAGCTTGTCCTCACCAATAAGAAATCTCACAATAAGGCAGTCACTGCGGTAGCGCGGGAACTTGCGTGTTTTATCTGGGGAATGATGACCGGGAACATTCACACAGCACTCGCATGA